A stretch of Thermoproteota archaeon DNA encodes these proteins:
- a CDS encoding ATP cone domain-containing protein, which translates to MKVRKRSTGTEEEFLPVKIVAAAIKAGASVKLADEVAKAVQEKFKGKEVVDSSEIREFVLNYLKEREPSAYENWLRFDSRVKGISS; encoded by the coding sequence ATGAAGGTGAGGAAGAGAAGCACCGGGACCGAGGAGGAGTTCCTTCCCGTAAAGATAGTTGCGGCCGCAATTAAGGCCGGAGCTTCCGTTAAGTTGGCTGATGAGGTTGCCAAGGCGGTGCAGGAGAAATTCAAGGGTAAAGAGGTAGTGGATAGCTCAGAGATCAGGGAATTCGTGCTTAACTACCTCAAGGAGAGAGAGCCCTCCGCCTACGAGAACTGGCTCAGGTTTGACAGTCGGGTGAAGGGCATCTCCTCCTAA
- a CDS encoding inositol monophosphatase family protein: MGADREYSYVSAGGDTARAVDEAAQEALSAWLEERERYPSILSEESGLIEGQERGIVLIDPVDGSSNADRGIPFACVSVAYSSSYSLKDLEMAVILDLFRGDLYHAIKGGGAFKNGNRVRVRDFRGTPVIYSPCQRNNSVTKERLGFKHIARRDLGSVALGLALVAEGRIDALIDLRGDLRIVDLAAGLLMVREAGGTVLVNKHRIEGLSREYSIVAGIREVVRRVEIEGMIEL; encoded by the coding sequence ATAGGAGCTGACAGGGAATATTCCTACGTTAGCGCTGGAGGGGACACCGCTAGAGCAGTGGACGAGGCCGCGCAGGAGGCTCTCTCTGCATGGTTAGAGGAGAGGGAAAGATATCCGAGCATACTCAGCGAGGAGAGCGGACTTATCGAGGGACAAGAGAGGGGAATCGTCCTCATCGATCCCGTGGACGGTAGTTCCAATGCAGACAGGGGAATTCCTTTCGCCTGCGTCTCCGTGGCCTATTCCTCCTCCTACTCTCTGAAGGATCTCGAGATGGCGGTTATACTAGACCTGTTCAGGGGAGACCTCTATCACGCCATCAAGGGAGGAGGTGCCTTCAAGAACGGGAACAGGGTGAGAGTGAGAGACTTCAGGGGTACACCAGTTATCTACTCACCTTGTCAAAGGAACAACTCGGTAACCAAGGAGAGGCTGGGATTCAAGCATATAGCGAGGAGGGATTTGGGATCTGTGGCCTTGGGCTTAGCTCTGGTGGCAGAGGGTAGGATAGACGCACTCATCGATCTCAGAGGGGACTTGAGAATAGTGGATCTGGCCGCTGGCCTTCTGATGGTTAGGGAGGCAGGAGGAACCGTTTTGGTGAACAAACACCGAATAGAGGGTCTGAGTAGGGAGTACTCCATCGTAGCCGGGATCCGTGAGGTCGTCAGGAGAGTAGAGATAGAGGGCATGATAGAGCTGTGA
- a CDS encoding radical SAM protein has product MSITGHHCPLNCPMCRGKWLRGMVPATSPVELVRLGRSLRKKGIEGILISGGLGTDGKLPLRPFASAIRELKGMGFFISVHTGVVGEEEAKLLSTARVDLADYELILDEEAIRTAKSLKLTPEDFVRGMELLVESSIEVVPHITVGLPGSREKWFEDAANIIRELGIRRSVVLVFIPTPDTPFEGHDPPSLDRVVGVTRVLSRSSKVSLGCMRPPWMKKRLDSALKGLVDRIANPHPSLGLDIVHACCSIPGELIGRFL; this is encoded by the coding sequence GTGAGCATAACTGGACACCATTGTCCCCTGAATTGCCCAATGTGCCGTGGAAAATGGCTCAGGGGGATGGTGCCAGCTACTTCCCCGGTCGAATTAGTCCGGCTGGGTCGCAGCTTGAGAAAGAAGGGAATAGAGGGTATCTTGATAAGCGGTGGTTTGGGGACTGACGGAAAACTGCCGCTAAGACCATTCGCATCGGCTATCCGAGAACTTAAGGGGATGGGATTCTTCATCAGCGTTCACACCGGAGTGGTTGGTGAGGAGGAGGCCAAGCTGCTCTCCACGGCTCGGGTGGACTTGGCCGACTACGAGTTGATCTTGGACGAAGAGGCCATAAGAACGGCAAAGTCGCTCAAACTCACACCTGAAGACTTCGTGAGGGGCATGGAGCTTCTAGTTGAATCGTCTATAGAGGTGGTTCCCCACATCACCGTGGGACTGCCTGGCTCCCGAGAGAAATGGTTCGAGGATGCAGCTAACATAATCAGGGAACTCGGAATAAGGAGATCAGTTGTACTGGTTTTCATACCCACCCCAGACACCCCCTTCGAGGGACACGATCCTCCCTCACTGGACAGGGTGGTCGGGGTAACTCGTGTGCTCAGCAGATCCTCGAAGGTCAGCCTCGGGTGCATGAGACCCCCTTGGATGAAGAAGAGGTTGGACAGTGCTTTGAAGGGTCTGGTGGATAGGATAGCAAACCCCCATCCCAGCCTAGGGCTTGATATAGTCCATGCGTGCTGTTCGATCCCAGGAGAGCTGATAGGGAGATTTCTATAG
- a CDS encoding PHP domain-containing protein, which yields MWVDFHVHTRRSRDSMASPRDVVKLAVRKGLSAIAITDHNEVIGAQEVLEEVRRLSVDLTIIPGEEVKTVQGDVIGLFINERIPKGMDASETVDRIKEQGGLVVVPHPFDRKMRGALGNAVLDILEKIDYIEVMNGRTPSWNNRKAEEFAKRHGIPGIGGSDAHWPREIGKVRTLVSRLDEGKIEPIKVEGNGWPPMIFGTLYSSIAKVSKVF from the coding sequence ATGTGGGTGGACTTTCATGTGCACACTAGGCGATCCCGGGACTCGATGGCCTCTCCTAGGGATGTGGTGAAATTGGCTGTGAGGAAGGGACTGAGCGCCATAGCAATAACCGATCACAATGAGGTGATAGGGGCCCAAGAGGTGCTAGAAGAGGTCAGGAGGCTGAGTGTGGATCTGACTATCATCCCGGGGGAGGAGGTGAAGACGGTACAGGGCGATGTCATAGGGCTCTTCATAAACGAGAGAATACCCAAAGGCATGGACGCCTCGGAAACCGTGGATAGAATAAAAGAGCAGGGAGGTCTGGTGGTGGTGCCTCACCCCTTTGACAGGAAGATGAGGGGGGCCTTGGGAAATGCGGTCTTGGATATCCTGGAAAAGATAGACTACATAGAGGTGATGAATGGAAGGACTCCCTCTTGGAATAACAGGAAGGCCGAGGAGTTCGCTAAACGGCACGGCATACCGGGTATAGGGGGAAGTGATGCCCACTGGCCTAGAGAGATAGGAAAGGTCAGGACGTTGGTTTCCAGGTTGGATGAAGGAAAAATAGAGCCGATAAAAGTGGAGGGGAACGGGTGGCCTCCCATGATCTTTGGGACCCTATACTCGTCCATTGCCAAGGTATCTAAGGTGTTCTAG
- a CDS encoding aldehyde ferredoxin oxidoreductase family protein, with amino-acid sequence MKGGWTGKILRVDLTRGKTVVQDLDPKVAVDFLGGRGLAIKTLWEELPPGVDPLSPENLLIFATGPLTGLTLPSSGKMVIAAKSPLTGGYGDGNIGTKASVQLKKAGYDAIIVSGKAEEPSMIVIEDDRVEIKSAKDLWGLDTYKAQDELESQYGKNAGILVIGPAGENLVKISVVTSEKGRAGGRPGMGAVMGSKNLKALVVKGSREIPLDNPKEVLRLGAEAYKDVKSKDNYDFWVRQGTMFTVEWANENSALPTYNFSEGVFDGFDKIGGNAMEKIYKVAQKGCPNCNMPCGNITEIKEGPYQGRRTEVDYENIAMNGSNLGIDNMSWVMTLNLFSDETGLDAISMGSALAFATEAVQRGILSKEEVGVDLEWGNAPAMLELAKKIVDKEGFGAVLAEGVAYAASKLGNGAEKFAMHVKGLETSAYDCHAYIGMALAYGTSPIGAHHKDAWFISIEVREGRGVASRERVEKLVWMQNVRGGFFESAVACRLPWIELGFDLEWYTKFLKAATGLEYTWDDLYRISNRIYSLIRAFWIREKGGWSRTMDYPPAKWFEEPLTKGPLAGTKLDRDSYDKMLSWYYELRGWDINGVPRKGTLRSLGLESVIPQLEKVASLSE; translated from the coding sequence ATGAAGGGTGGTTGGACTGGCAAGATACTCAGGGTGGACCTCACCCGGGGAAAGACTGTGGTACAGGATCTGGACCCTAAAGTTGCCGTAGATTTTCTCGGTGGAAGGGGCCTCGCCATAAAGACGCTCTGGGAGGAGCTTCCACCTGGCGTGGATCCCCTCTCCCCAGAAAACCTGCTCATATTTGCTACCGGGCCCCTCACTGGACTGACGCTCCCGAGCAGCGGGAAGATGGTCATAGCTGCCAAGTCCCCCCTAACAGGAGGCTACGGGGACGGTAATATAGGCACTAAGGCTTCAGTTCAGCTGAAAAAGGCAGGTTATGACGCAATTATCGTCTCGGGGAAGGCTGAGGAGCCGTCCATGATAGTAATTGAGGACGACAGGGTGGAGATAAAGTCGGCTAAGGACCTGTGGGGGCTGGACACCTACAAGGCTCAGGACGAGTTAGAGTCCCAGTATGGTAAGAATGCTGGGATCCTAGTGATAGGGCCCGCCGGGGAGAACCTAGTAAAGATATCCGTGGTCACCTCGGAGAAAGGGAGGGCTGGCGGAAGGCCTGGAATGGGTGCGGTCATGGGTTCAAAGAATCTGAAGGCCTTGGTAGTGAAGGGGAGCAGAGAGATACCCCTCGATAATCCGAAGGAGGTTCTCAGGCTGGGGGCTGAGGCCTACAAGGATGTGAAGTCCAAGGACAACTACGATTTCTGGGTGCGGCAGGGAACCATGTTCACCGTGGAATGGGCCAACGAGAACAGCGCGCTCCCCACCTACAACTTCAGTGAGGGGGTATTCGATGGGTTTGACAAGATAGGAGGTAACGCCATGGAGAAAATATACAAAGTCGCCCAAAAGGGCTGCCCCAACTGTAACATGCCCTGCGGTAACATAACTGAGATAAAGGAAGGCCCGTATCAGGGAAGGAGGACTGAGGTTGACTACGAGAACATAGCAATGAACGGTTCTAACTTGGGAATCGACAACATGAGCTGGGTAATGACTCTGAATCTCTTCTCTGATGAGACCGGTCTGGACGCCATAAGCATGGGCTCGGCCTTGGCGTTCGCGACCGAGGCGGTCCAGAGGGGTATACTGAGTAAAGAGGAGGTTGGCGTAGACCTAGAGTGGGGCAACGCCCCTGCCATGCTGGAACTGGCCAAGAAGATCGTGGATAAGGAGGGATTCGGTGCTGTGCTGGCTGAGGGGGTGGCTTACGCTGCCTCCAAGCTAGGAAACGGTGCTGAGAAGTTCGCGATGCACGTTAAGGGGCTGGAGACTAGTGCATACGACTGCCACGCATACATAGGGATGGCCCTAGCCTATGGAACGAGCCCCATAGGAGCCCATCATAAAGACGCGTGGTTCATCTCGATAGAAGTCAGGGAGGGCAGAGGAGTAGCCAGCAGGGAGAGGGTGGAGAAGCTCGTCTGGATGCAGAACGTGAGGGGAGGATTCTTCGAGAGCGCTGTGGCCTGCAGATTGCCATGGATCGAGCTCGGCTTCGATCTTGAATGGTACACCAAGTTCCTGAAGGCCGCTACTGGACTGGAGTACACTTGGGACGACCTCTACAGGATCTCCAACAGGATCTACTCGCTGATAAGGGCCTTCTGGATAAGGGAGAAGGGTGGTTGGAGCAGGACCATGGACTATCCACCAGCGAAGTGGTTCGAGGAGCCTCTGACCAAAGGACCGCTTGCAGGCACCAAGCTTGACAGGGACTCTTACGACAAGATGCTCTCATGGTACTACGAGCTCAGGGGATGGGACATCAACGGCGTCCCGAGAAAGGGCACGCTCAGGTCCTTAGGATTGGAGAGCGTCATACCTCAGCTGGAGAAAGTGGCGAGCCTCTCGGAGTAA
- a CDS encoding MoaD/ThiS family protein, translated as MRLKLLGKPRELMGKEVELNLGRTTLRKVLEALPEEVRELVTDGERFKMIVLINGVSAESKGGLDAKVGPEDEITIMPEVGGG; from the coding sequence ATGAGACTCAAGCTGCTGGGAAAGCCGAGGGAGCTCATGGGCAAGGAGGTAGAGCTGAACCTAGGCAGGACCACGCTGAGGAAGGTGCTTGAAGCTCTTCCAGAGGAAGTAAGGGAGCTCGTGACTGATGGCGAGAGGTTCAAGATGATAGTCCTGATCAATGGGGTATCCGCGGAGTCAAAGGGCGGGCTGGATGCGAAGGTGGGGCCTGAGGACGAGATCACCATAATGCCCGAGGTGGGAGGGGGTTAA
- a CDS encoding radical SAM protein, whose protein sequence is MRLGLLHMKMAAAPKTAYLLLPGGCLGKCAFCPQWIEEARLARLRWPLVDVDSVVRGQGLFERICIQSTLRRGFPSEVESLASLFRGPVSISINPVHRDVLQRLRRYAERIGIGLDAMSPMVFRRVNKPGSWNSYIKFIENAINIFGRGRVHVHLIAGMGESLEEAIHIMSSLYGMGAEVALFSFTPVPGTPMESHPKPDIRYYRQLQVIRHFLSEGIPIEEIKSYDPDEYREAFLTSGCPSCNRPFYNESPKGPIYNFPSMDLLKEDWEKVREEVMTAVEDLRVHSYGKVR, encoded by the coding sequence GTGAGACTCGGGCTCCTTCACATGAAGATGGCTGCAGCTCCTAAAACGGCTTATCTACTGCTCCCAGGCGGGTGTTTGGGCAAGTGCGCCTTCTGCCCTCAATGGATCGAGGAGGCCAGATTGGCTAGGCTGAGATGGCCGCTAGTTGACGTGGATAGCGTGGTCAGGGGCCAAGGACTCTTCGAGAGGATATGCATCCAATCAACTCTTAGAAGGGGATTTCCATCCGAAGTAGAGAGCCTAGCATCGCTGTTCAGGGGTCCTGTCTCCATCTCCATAAATCCCGTGCATCGAGATGTACTGCAGCGCCTGAGGAGGTACGCTGAGAGGATAGGAATTGGGCTCGATGCCATGTCCCCAATGGTATTCCGTAGAGTGAATAAGCCCGGATCATGGAACTCGTACATCAAGTTCATTGAGAACGCCATCAATATATTCGGCAGGGGAAGGGTACACGTTCACCTGATAGCCGGGATGGGGGAATCCCTCGAGGAGGCTATACATATCATGTCCTCTCTATATGGGATGGGGGCTGAGGTAGCTCTCTTCTCGTTCACCCCCGTTCCCGGAACACCCATGGAATCCCACCCTAAGCCAGATATCAGGTATTACAGGCAGCTTCAAGTTATACGGCACTTCCTGAGCGAGGGGATCCCCATCGAGGAGATCAAGTCTTACGATCCCGACGAGTACAGGGAGGCTTTCCTGACTAGCGGATGTCCCTCCTGCAACAGGCCCTTTTACAACGAGAGCCCTAAAGGCCCGATATACAACTTCCCCAGCATGGACCTGCTGAAGGAGGACTGGGAGAAGGTTAGGGAAGAGGTGATGACTGCCGTTGAAGACCTTAGGGTTCATTCCTACGGGAAAGTTCGCTGA